One genomic window of Canis aureus isolate CA01 chromosome 15, VMU_Caureus_v.1.0, whole genome shotgun sequence includes the following:
- the LOC144285094 gene encoding ral guanine nucleotide dissociation stimulator-like codes for MQTIPDGHNGFSGVKLGKPGESCLNPDSSTRVVGREREEGVVCPTASRSREVPCAANRGQRRLRGAGATAGKGRPICPTKPSRTELLEHEVRQLLLALLRRDVISIFNFLEDYRTFATTDEVLDLLFTEYGCIEAVYGDNDVVLQRWKLAISCMMEIWLDYYRDDFYQLPKFPSLMKFLEFIRQHMPGSDVELRARRYLQQFRRLHAAEPEAGASARGKHLEAAQERAPALTVGPAAPSGPEGIEAVLAAEGEGLARTEVPTGEAKPLEIVVTALVHCSALEEPPESLGALEEEQAPPPALEVVDVPEPPPNLMEQLDLGPEQPCELPREPAPASAEGLVVAAAQWSLSLPVIALFLYFMIFINLL; via the exons ATGCAGACCATCCCCGACGGGCACAACGGCTTCTCCGGGGTCAAACTGGGGAAGCCTGGAGAGTCGTGTCTGAACCCAGAT agctccacccgggTCGTGGGGCGGGAGCGGGAGGAAGGGGTCGTCTGCCCCaccgcctccaggagcagggaggtgccctgTGCAGCTAACAGAGGCCAGCGCAGGCTCAGG ggtgcaggggccaCGGCCGGGAAGGGGCGTCCGATCTGCCCGACCAAGCCCagccggacggagctgctggagcacgaagtccgacaactgctgctcgccttgctGCGCCGGGACGTCATCtcaattttcaactttttggAGGATTATCGTACATTCGCcaccacggacgaggtgctggacctgctgttcaccga gTATGGGTGCATTGAGGCTGTGTATGGTGACAACGATGTGGTCCTGCAGcgctggaaact ggccatctcctgcatgatggaaatatggctggattattatCGGGACGACTTTTATCAGCTCCCAAAATTTCCCTCCCTTATGAAATTTCTGGAATTCAtaagacagcacatgccaggctCAGACGTGGAACTCCGGGCCCGGCGTTACCTCCAGCAATTCAGACGCCTCCATGCagcggagccagaggctgggg CTTCGGCCCGAGGAAAACACCTTGAAGCAGCTCAGGAGCGTGCCCCAGCTCTGAccgtggggcctgctgccccgTCGGGGCCTGAGGGGATCGAGGCCGTCCTGGCTGCTGAGGGTGAGGGCTTGGCCCGCACTGAGGTGCCCACTGGGGAGGCGAAGCCCCTAGagatagtggtcactgctctaGTTCACTGCTCTGCACTGGAGGAGCCCCCTGAAtccctgggagccctggaggaggagcaggcgccaCCCCCTGCTCTCGAGGTCGTGGATGTGCCCGAGCCGCCTCCTAACTTGATGGAGCAACTAGACTTGGGGCCAGAGCAACCCTGTGAACTACCTCGGGAGCCTGCCCCAGCTTCTGCCGAGGGGCTCGTGGTCGCTGCAGCCCAATGGAGCCTTTCCCTCCCCGTCATTGCGCTGTTcctatattttatgattttcataaaCCTTCTGTAA